CTTATCTGCACAGGCCCTAACGAATTTCAATTTGCGGCATTTATTGCAGCAAATAAAACGGATTTACTCAATAACTCAGTCTCTGAAGAATTAATGACAAAGGTAACAGAACGATTTAACTCAGAGGCGGTTTACGCTTACGAGCCTTGGTCTGGATCGTATCGCGGTGCTGGTGTAATCAAAAATTCTTATATTTGTGAGTACAGAAACAATCTTATTTTTGAAGTTGATGGTCTTGAAAGTGTCGTCGCCGGCACGCCTATAGCGTTTGAAGACAAACTTAAAATACACGATGGCCGGTTTTATGGTCAATTGGATAATGTGTTATCTGCAGCGGCACTGGTGCATATGTTTGCCCTAGGTTTTGAAGGCACGGCATTTTTTACAGCCCAAGAAGAAGCGGGAAAAAGTTGGCGTTATTTACTGGAATGGTTTAGACGCTTTGGTGGCTCAACCAATCGGTTATTTGTTGTTGATACTAGCCCTTTTCCTGACATTAAGACGACAAACAATCAGCTGGTTGTCTTACGTAATAAAGATGCGAATGCCGTATTTAATAGTGAGGCAACGTCAATCATTGAGGATATTTGTCGTCAGGAAAATATCCGATACCTGCACAAAGATATTTATTTAGAAGCCATAAATAAAAACTTAGTCGCTCAAGGTAGTGCACCTCAATCTTTAGGTAGTACTGAATTAGGACGTATTGTGATGGCTTCTCAAGGTATGGTTGACGGAACCACAATTCAAATACCCACAACAGGCTATCATACCATGGCAGAAACCGCGTCTTTAGAGGCAGTGGAAGCTTTTCTGCGGATCCTGCATTTATTAGCCAATAAAGAAAATTAAAGGTTCTACTGTGAGATTTTTATTCTTGCTATGGCTCGTCAAGCTTTGCAAGCATAAATGCTCGCCAAAAAAATCAGGTTTGCAGGTGTCAACCTGCAAACCTGATTGTCAACGCACTTTAGTATTCACCAATTAAGGCATGAGTTTTTCTAAGTAGCTTTCAATTTCTTCTGCTGTGCGGCGGGTAGATTGCGCGTTAACTAAACCTGTGATCAAGGCGTCTCCGCGAACGCCGCTCAAATAGCGCATAATCAGCACGCCATCGACTTGATCTTGGGCTAAACCGTCACCGTCTATATCCAAGGTTCTTGCAGTGTAAAA
This genomic window from Saccharobesus litoralis contains:
- a CDS encoding peptidase M42, with product MLNNEFIDLLKTLIRSPSVVGAEHSFFRVLQRELEERGASVTWYEGVLVAQGKKPFSTMFSAHIDRHGLICTGPNEFQFAAFIAANKTDLLNNSVSEELMTKVTERFNSEAVYAYEPWSGSYRGAGVIKNSYICEYRNNLIFEVDGLESVVAGTPIAFEDKLKIHDGRFYGQLDNVLSAAALVHMFALGFEGTAFFTAQEEAGKSWRYLLEWFRRFGGSTNRLFVVDTSPFPDIKTTNNQLVVLRNKDANAVFNSEATSIIEDICRQENIRYLHKDIYLEAINKNLVAQGSAPQSLGSTELGRIVMASQGMVDGTTIQIPTTGYHTMAETASLEAVEAFLRILHLLANKEN